The Streptomyces sp. NL15-2K genome contains a region encoding:
- a CDS encoding helix-turn-helix domain-containing protein, protein MPEPETRRNGSTAPDVHAHTATLKRLEKSSGSLAAQAIARMDETLPWYRAMPPENRSWIGLVAQAGIAAFTEWFRHPDAPQAISTDVFGTAPRELTRAITLRQTVEMVRTTIEVMESAIDEVAAPGDEGLLREALLVYAREIAFATAQVYAQAAEARGAWDARLESLVVNAVLSGEADEGAVSRAAALGWNSPEHVCVVLGAAPDGDSELTVEAIRRAARHAKLQVLTGVLGARLVVIAGGSDNPLAVAKSLIGPFAAGPVVAGPVVPDLLAATRSAQAAAAGLKACSAWQDAPRPVLADDLLPERAIAGDPSAREQLVEEIYRPLEEAGSALLETLAVYLEQASSLEGAARMLFVHPNTVRYRLRRVTDVTGWSPSDVRSAFTLRIALILGRLVDSDLQL, encoded by the coding sequence GTGCCCGAACCCGAAACCCGCCGCAACGGCTCCACCGCGCCCGACGTCCACGCACACACCGCGACCCTGAAGCGGCTGGAGAAGTCGTCCGGCAGTCTCGCCGCGCAGGCCATCGCGCGCATGGACGAGACGCTGCCGTGGTACCGGGCCATGCCCCCGGAGAACCGTTCCTGGATCGGGCTCGTCGCGCAGGCCGGTATCGCCGCCTTCACCGAGTGGTTCCGGCACCCGGACGCCCCGCAGGCCATCTCCACCGACGTCTTCGGGACCGCGCCGCGCGAGCTGACCAGGGCCATCACGCTGCGCCAGACCGTCGAGATGGTACGCACCACCATCGAGGTCATGGAGTCCGCCATCGACGAGGTGGCGGCTCCGGGAGACGAGGGCCTCTTGCGCGAGGCGCTGCTCGTGTACGCCCGCGAGATCGCCTTCGCCACCGCCCAGGTGTACGCGCAGGCCGCCGAGGCACGCGGTGCCTGGGACGCGCGGCTGGAGTCGCTCGTCGTGAACGCCGTGCTCAGCGGCGAGGCCGACGAGGGAGCCGTCAGCCGGGCCGCCGCACTCGGCTGGAACTCGCCCGAGCATGTGTGCGTGGTGTTGGGCGCCGCTCCCGACGGTGACAGCGAGCTCACCGTCGAGGCCATCCGGCGGGCCGCCCGGCACGCCAAGCTCCAGGTCCTCACCGGCGTGCTCGGGGCCCGGCTCGTGGTCATCGCGGGCGGCAGCGACAACCCGCTCGCCGTCGCCAAGTCGCTGATCGGGCCGTTCGCCGCCGGGCCGGTGGTGGCGGGTCCCGTCGTACCCGATCTGCTCGCCGCGACCCGCTCCGCGCAGGCCGCGGCCGCCGGGCTGAAGGCGTGTTCTGCCTGGCAGGACGCCCCGCGGCCGGTGCTGGCGGACGATCTGCTGCCGGAGCGCGCGATCGCCGGTGACCCCTCGGCACGCGAGCAGCTGGTGGAGGAGATCTACAGACCGCTGGAGGAGGCCGGCTCCGCGCTGCTGGAAACGCTCGCCGTCTATCTCGAACAGGCGAGCAGTCTCGAGGGCGCCGCCCGTATGCTCTTCGTCCATCCCAACACCGTGCGCTACCGGCTTCGACGTGTGACTGACGTCACCGGCTGGTCACCGTCCGATGTTCGTTCGGCGTTCACGCTGCGGATCGCACTGATCCTGGGACGTCTGGTCGACAGCGATCTCCAACTCTAG
- a CDS encoding TetR family transcriptional regulator, with the protein MDTASPPGLRERKKQRTQDALLRAAIELFATRGYEQTTVDDIAAAVDVSQRTFFRYFASKEDVAFFVPRIAESHFVEAVRGRPPHEAPLEAMRWAVLESWDTIGEAIERVVPLELHMRTYRMIESSPALLAAHLRRAAQLEEDTARIIAEREGLDVDADPRPRLVVAVFSGVIRVTERMWSVGNDFSMEAMRALTASYLDQVGPPLLGNWRTT; encoded by the coding sequence ATGGACACCGCATCGCCACCGGGGCTGCGCGAGCGCAAGAAGCAGCGCACCCAGGACGCGCTGCTGCGGGCCGCCATCGAACTGTTCGCCACCCGCGGCTACGAACAGACCACCGTCGACGACATCGCCGCGGCCGTCGACGTCTCGCAGCGCACCTTCTTCCGTTACTTCGCGAGCAAAGAGGATGTGGCGTTCTTCGTGCCGCGGATCGCGGAGTCGCACTTCGTCGAGGCCGTGCGCGGCCGCCCGCCGCACGAGGCCCCGCTGGAGGCGATGCGCTGGGCCGTCCTGGAGAGCTGGGACACCATCGGCGAAGCCATCGAGCGAGTGGTGCCGCTCGAACTCCACATGCGCACCTACCGGATGATCGAGTCGTCGCCCGCCCTGCTCGCCGCCCACCTGCGCCGCGCGGCGCAGCTGGAGGAGGACACCGCGCGCATCATCGCCGAGCGCGAGGGGCTCGACGTGGACGCGGACCCGCGGCCGCGCCTCGTCGTGGCAGTCTTCAGCGGCGTGATCCGGGTGACCGAGCGGATGTGGTCCGTGGGGAACGACTTCAGCATGGAGGCCATGCGCGCGCTGACCGCGTCGTACCTCGATCAGGTGGGTCCGCCGCTCCTGGGGAACTGGCGTACGACGTGA
- a CDS encoding pirin family protein codes for MDVRRATQRYRGGDPEAGIESLHAFSFGPHYDPDNLRFGALIACNEERLAPCAGFDEHPHSHTEIVTWVVEGELTHRDSTGHETVVRAGDVQRLSSAAGVRHIERNDGPALLTFVQMWLTPLKPGGDPSYEIVHGIADSTPYAVPEAGAMLHVRRLAAGERTAVPDGAYVYVHVVRGEVRLDDEQLTPGDAARITDAKDLEAVGVTGAELLIWEMQP; via the coding sequence ATGGACGTACGGCGCGCCACGCAGCGCTACCGAGGCGGCGACCCGGAGGCCGGAATCGAGTCGCTGCACGCCTTCTCCTTCGGTCCGCACTACGACCCCGACAACCTCCGCTTCGGCGCGCTGATCGCCTGCAACGAGGAGCGGCTCGCCCCCTGCGCCGGCTTCGACGAGCACCCGCACAGCCACACCGAGATCGTGACGTGGGTGGTCGAGGGCGAACTGACCCACCGCGACTCCACGGGCCACGAGACGGTGGTCCGCGCCGGGGATGTGCAGAGGCTGAGCTCGGCGGCGGGCGTCCGCCACATCGAACGCAACGACGGCCCGGCCCTCCTGACCTTCGTCCAGATGTGGCTGACCCCGCTGAAGCCCGGCGGTGACCCTTCCTACGAGATCGTCCACGGCATCGCGGACTCGACGCCGTACGCCGTCCCCGAGGCGGGCGCGATGCTCCACGTACGGCGCCTGGCGGCGGGGGAGCGGACGGCGGTGCCGGACGGGGCGTACGTGTACGTGCACGTGGTGCGGGGTGAGGTGCGGCTGGACGACGAACAACTGACCCCGGGCGACGCGGCACGCATCACGGACGCGAAGGATCTGGAGGCAGTGGGGGTGACGGGCGCGGAGCTGCTGATATGGGAGATGCAGCCGTAG
- a CDS encoding ACP S-malonyltransferase, translating into MLVLVAPGQGAQTPGFLTPWLELPGAADRVAAWSDAIGLDLVHYGTQADADEIRDTSVAQPLLVAAGLLSASALGDIKPGAVAGHSVGEITAAVFAGVLDDAAALPLVRTRGLAMADAAAVTETGMSALLGGDPEVSVAHLERLGLTPANVNGAGQIVAAGTLEQLAALNEDKPEGVRKIVALKVAGAFHTHHMAPAVDALAKAAEAFAPADPKITYVSNKDGRTVATGDEVVSRLVGQVANPVRWDLCMETFKELGATAVLEVCPGGTLTGLAKRALPGVKTLALKTPDDLDAARELIAEHSA; encoded by the coding sequence GTGCTCGTACTCGTCGCTCCCGGCCAGGGCGCCCAGACGCCCGGCTTCCTGACTCCCTGGCTCGAACTCCCCGGTGCCGCGGACCGCGTCGCCGCATGGTCGGACGCCATCGGACTGGACCTCGTCCACTACGGCACGCAGGCCGACGCGGACGAGATCCGCGACACCTCCGTGGCCCAGCCGCTCCTGGTCGCGGCCGGTCTGCTGTCGGCCTCGGCACTCGGTGACATCAAGCCCGGCGCCGTCGCGGGGCACAGCGTCGGCGAGATCACCGCCGCCGTCTTCGCGGGTGTCCTGGACGACGCCGCCGCGCTGCCCCTCGTCCGCACCCGCGGGCTCGCCATGGCCGACGCCGCCGCGGTCACCGAGACCGGCATGTCGGCGCTGCTCGGCGGCGACCCCGAGGTGAGCGTCGCGCACCTGGAGCGGCTGGGCCTGACCCCGGCCAACGTCAACGGCGCCGGTCAGATCGTGGCCGCGGGCACGCTGGAGCAGCTCGCCGCGCTGAACGAGGACAAGCCCGAGGGCGTGCGCAAGATCGTCGCCCTGAAGGTGGCCGGCGCCTTCCACACGCACCACATGGCCCCCGCGGTCGACGCCCTGGCCAAGGCCGCCGAGGCGTTCGCGCCCGCCGACCCGAAGATCACGTACGTCTCGAACAAGGACGGCCGGACCGTCGCCACCGGGGACGAAGTCGTCTCGCGCCTTGTCGGCCAGGTCGCCAACCCGGTCCGCTGGGACCTGTGCATGGAGACCTTCAAGGAGCTCGGTGCCACCGCTGTGCTGGAGGTGTGCCCCGGCGGCACCCTGACCGGTCTCGCCAAGCGCGCGCTGCCCGGCGTGAAGACCCTCGCCCTGAAAACCCCCGACGACCTCGACGCGGCCCGCGAGCTCATCGCCGAGCACAGTGCCTGA
- a CDS encoding aldo/keto reductase, whose translation MTDSKIPAVQLGDGGPEVGVQGLGCMGMSFAYGPTDAGESRATLERALELGVTLYDTADAYGAGENEKFLSPFFQAHRDEVVIATKFALSIPPDDPTTRVIRNDRPYIRQSVEASLKRLDVDVIDLYYMHRRDVNVPIEETVGAMAELVREGKVKHLGLSEVTADELRGAQAVHPIAAVQSEWSLFSRDIEAYVVPAARDLGVALVPYSPLGRGFLTGSFVNADKDLTSGDFRRQQPRFTGDNATANAALLDPIRTIAESHGATLGQIALAWVQQRAAVHNLAIIPIPGTRKPGRVEENVGATRIVLTEEELSLLEPIAAKVAGDRYADMTFTSAGRE comes from the coding sequence ATGACGGACAGCAAGATCCCCGCGGTCCAGCTCGGCGACGGCGGCCCCGAGGTCGGCGTACAAGGCCTCGGCTGCATGGGAATGAGCTTCGCGTACGGCCCCACGGACGCGGGCGAGTCGCGGGCCACCCTGGAGCGCGCCCTGGAACTCGGCGTCACGCTCTACGACACGGCGGACGCCTACGGCGCGGGCGAGAACGAGAAGTTCCTCTCCCCCTTCTTCCAGGCGCACCGGGACGAGGTCGTCATCGCCACGAAGTTCGCCCTGTCGATCCCGCCGGACGATCCGACGACACGGGTCATCCGCAACGACCGGCCGTACATCCGGCAGAGCGTCGAGGCCAGCCTGAAGCGCCTGGACGTCGATGTGATCGACCTCTACTACATGCACCGGCGCGATGTGAACGTGCCGATCGAGGAGACCGTCGGCGCGATGGCCGAGCTGGTGCGCGAGGGCAAGGTCAAGCACCTCGGGCTGAGCGAGGTCACGGCCGACGAGCTGCGCGGCGCGCAGGCCGTGCACCCGATCGCCGCCGTGCAGTCGGAGTGGTCCCTGTTCAGCCGGGACATCGAGGCGTACGTGGTGCCGGCCGCCCGTGACCTGGGCGTGGCCCTGGTGCCGTACTCGCCGCTGGGCCGGGGCTTCCTCACGGGCTCCTTCGTCAACGCCGACAAGGACCTGACGTCCGGAGACTTCCGCCGCCAGCAGCCCCGCTTCACGGGAGACAACGCGACGGCCAACGCGGCGCTCCTGGACCCGATCCGCACGATCGCCGAGTCCCACGGCGCCACCCTGGGCCAGATCGCCCTGGCGTGGGTCCAGCAGCGGGCGGCGGTCCACAACCTCGCGATCATCCCGATCCCGGGCACCCGCAAGCCGGGCAGGGTGGAGGAGAACGTGGGGGCGACGCGCATCGTCCTGACGGAGGAGGAACTGTCCCTGCTGGAGCCGATCGCCGCGAAGGTGGCGGGCGACCGGTACGCGGACATGACGTTCACGTCGGCGGGCCGCGAGTAG
- a CDS encoding DUF4429 domain-containing protein yields the protein MSRMGDVLAGFHAAWEFESDSVLIRYERGMRTPKLFQALGERRVPLSALSGVTLTPGRRGTVVLRAEPRPGADPLMEAAAGQLKENCDPYRLVLPAERDALAEYYADELRARLTETGPAERFLVPAPDVPLQFKAYDGKASFDGRTVHFRWFWTGASSAKWKAGDQSFPVADLTGVEWRSPEVFEGHLRLLRRDAAEPPAQADQDPAAVVFGLGYGPVHESLPFAAAVLAAVRESGAVPALPSGGPRRDPADIAERIRHLGELHQAGLVTDEEFSVKKAELLAEL from the coding sequence ATGAGCCGCATGGGTGACGTACTGGCCGGATTTCATGCCGCCTGGGAGTTCGAGTCCGACTCCGTGCTCATCCGCTACGAACGGGGGATGCGAACGCCCAAGCTGTTCCAGGCGCTCGGCGAGCGCCGTGTCCCGCTGTCGGCGCTCTCGGGGGTGACGCTCACCCCGGGCAGACGCGGGACCGTGGTGCTGCGCGCCGAGCCGAGGCCCGGCGCCGATCCGCTGATGGAGGCGGCCGCGGGGCAGCTCAAGGAAAACTGCGATCCGTATCGGCTGGTGCTGCCGGCCGAGCGGGACGCTCTCGCGGAGTACTACGCCGACGAGTTGCGGGCGCGGCTGACCGAGACCGGCCCGGCCGAGCGGTTCCTGGTGCCGGCGCCTGACGTGCCGTTGCAGTTCAAGGCGTACGACGGGAAGGCGTCCTTCGACGGGCGGACCGTGCACTTCCGGTGGTTCTGGACGGGAGCCTCGTCGGCGAAGTGGAAGGCCGGCGACCAGAGTTTCCCGGTCGCCGACCTGACGGGCGTCGAATGGCGGTCCCCCGAGGTCTTCGAGGGACATCTGCGGTTACTGCGCCGGGACGCGGCCGAGCCTCCCGCGCAGGCCGATCAGGATCCGGCGGCTGTGGTGTTCGGGCTCGGGTACGGGCCGGTGCACGAGTCGCTGCCGTTCGCTGCCGCTGTGCTCGCGGCCGTACGCGAATCCGGGGCCGTTCCCGCACTGCCCTCCGGAGGGCCGCGCCGCGACCCCGCCGACATCGCCGAGCGGATCCGTCACCTGGGCGAGCTGCATCAGGCCGGGCTGGTGACGGACGAGGAGTTCTCGGTGAAGAAGGCGGAGTTGCTGGCGGAGCTTTAG
- a CDS encoding MerR family transcriptional regulator: protein MTVMETTGTRTDSCAAPRQTGRRPEGQDSYTISEVVAITGLTAHTLRWYERIGLMPHIDRSHTGQRRYSNRDLDWLDLVGKLRLTGMPVADMVRYADLVREGDHTYGDRFELLKATRQDVLARIAELQDTLAFLDRKISFYADAGRALASERS from the coding sequence ATGACGGTGATGGAGACCACGGGTACCAGGACCGACAGCTGCGCCGCCCCGCGGCAGACCGGGCGGCGTCCGGAAGGCCAGGACAGCTACACGATCAGCGAGGTCGTCGCGATCACCGGTCTGACCGCGCACACCCTGCGCTGGTACGAGCGCATCGGCCTGATGCCGCACATAGACCGCTCGCACACCGGGCAGCGCCGCTACAGCAACCGCGACCTCGACTGGCTCGACCTCGTCGGCAAGTTGCGGCTGACCGGCATGCCGGTCGCCGACATGGTGCGCTACGCGGATCTGGTGCGCGAGGGCGACCACACCTACGGCGACCGTTTCGAGCTGCTGAAGGCGACCCGTCAGGACGTCCTGGCCCGGATCGCGGAACTTCAGGACACGCTCGCGTTCCTCGACCGGAAGATCAGTTTCTACGCGGACGCCGGGCGGGCCCTGGCGTCGGAAAGGTCCTGA
- a CDS encoding alpha/beta hydrolase, translating to MTSFDTSPQLNVWRAMLALAVVFVMLATTGWTALRTQRSTTALQSSLSEWEDGHLHGHRLPDPEAAPGQLSRFFASLTAHERTRLARRYPLAVGNMNGAPVELRYHANRIALGQARKVELKRMHDTRLTPDGQREAGRRMHRYEALLSNGRHILAFDPAGTGRVAEVFGSLDKAERVSVVVPGVDTDLLTFQRTSRKYSAPVGMAESLYAAERAASPTTRTAVIAWADYTAPDGLGIDSATAMRAADGALRLNALLRGLPGSSPVSLFCHSYGSVVCGLAARTLPDRVADIAVAGSPGMRAATASHLHTSARVWAMRDPGDWVQDVPYLEVGGFGHGADPMSSAFGARVLSAHGAKGHSGYFEPGTQSLLNFAEIGIGAYRSVHCAGDTAACRDGLSDTTTAGRA from the coding sequence GTGACTTCCTTCGATACTTCTCCCCAACTGAACGTCTGGCGCGCGATGCTCGCGCTGGCCGTCGTGTTCGTGATGCTGGCGACCACCGGCTGGACCGCACTGCGCACCCAGCGGAGCACCACAGCCCTGCAGTCCTCGCTCAGCGAGTGGGAGGACGGTCACCTCCACGGACACCGGCTGCCGGACCCGGAAGCGGCCCCCGGCCAGCTCTCCCGGTTCTTCGCCTCGCTCACCGCACACGAGCGCACCAGACTCGCCCGGCGCTACCCGCTCGCGGTCGGCAACATGAACGGCGCCCCCGTCGAGTTGCGCTACCACGCCAACCGCATCGCGCTCGGGCAGGCCCGCAAGGTCGAGCTGAAACGCATGCACGACACCCGGCTCACCCCGGACGGGCAGCGGGAGGCGGGCCGCCGTATGCACCGCTACGAGGCGCTGTTGAGCAACGGCCGCCACATCCTCGCCTTCGACCCCGCCGGCACGGGCCGGGTCGCCGAGGTCTTCGGCAGCCTGGACAAGGCAGAGCGGGTCTCCGTCGTCGTCCCCGGCGTCGACACCGACCTGCTCACCTTCCAGCGCACGTCCCGCAAGTACTCCGCGCCCGTCGGCATGGCCGAGTCCCTGTACGCCGCCGAGCGCGCCGCGAGCCCCACGACGCGTACGGCCGTGATCGCCTGGGCCGACTACACCGCGCCCGACGGGCTCGGCATCGACTCGGCCACCGCGATGCGCGCGGCGGACGGTGCCCTCCGGCTGAACGCACTGCTGCGCGGGCTGCCCGGCAGCTCCCCGGTCTCCCTGTTCTGCCACAGCTACGGCTCCGTGGTGTGCGGCCTCGCCGCGCGCACGCTGCCGGACCGGGTGGCCGACATAGCGGTGGCCGGCAGCCCCGGGATGCGGGCCGCGACGGCCTCCCACCTGCACACCTCCGCCCGAGTGTGGGCGATGCGGGACCCCGGCGACTGGGTCCAGGACGTGCCGTACCTGGAGGTCGGCGGGTTCGGTCACGGGGCCGACCCGATGTCCTCGGCGTTCGGCGCGCGGGTGCTGTCGGCGCACGGCGCGAAAGGGCACAGCGGCTATTTCGAACCGGGCACTCAGAGCCTGCTGAACTTCGCGGAGATCGGCATTGGCGCATACCGCTCGGTGCACTGCGCGGGCGATACCGCGGCCTGCCGGGATGGTTTGTCCGACACGACGACGGCCGGACGCGCGTAG
- a CDS encoding serine hydrolase domain-containing protein, translating into MSLQSLALIESWPVPTAAAGVVRADGTVLGTHGPLGRRVPLASVTKPLAAYAALVAYEEGAIELDEPAGPPGATVRHLLAHTSGLAFDEHRVTAAPGERRLYSNAGFEQLGDHIAKATDIPFGEYLRQAVLEPLGMGSTTLEGSPAKDGVSSVEDLVRFAAEVQAPRLLDPRTVAEAMSVQYPGTKGVLPGYGHQSPNDWGLGFEIRDSKSPHWTGSSSSPRTFGHFGQSGTFLWIDPDAGVACVALTDRAFGPWAVEVWPVFTDAVLAELRG; encoded by the coding sequence ATGTCCTTGCAGAGCCTGGCGTTGATCGAAAGCTGGCCGGTTCCCACCGCCGCGGCGGGTGTGGTGCGGGCCGACGGGACCGTCCTGGGGACCCACGGTCCGCTCGGGCGGCGTGTTCCGCTGGCCTCGGTCACCAAGCCGCTCGCCGCGTACGCCGCTCTCGTCGCGTACGAGGAGGGGGCGATCGAGCTCGACGAGCCGGCCGGGCCGCCCGGAGCGACGGTGCGTCATCTGCTGGCGCACACCTCGGGGCTGGCCTTCGACGAGCACCGGGTGACGGCGGCGCCCGGGGAGCGGCGGCTGTACTCCAACGCCGGGTTCGAGCAGCTCGGGGACCACATCGCGAAGGCGACGGACATTCCGTTCGGCGAGTATCTGCGGCAGGCGGTGCTGGAGCCGCTGGGCATGGGCTCCACGACGCTGGAGGGCTCCCCGGCGAAGGACGGGGTGTCGAGCGTGGAGGACCTCGTGCGGTTCGCGGCGGAGGTGCAGGCGCCGCGGTTGCTCGATCCCCGTACGGTCGCGGAGGCGATGTCGGTGCAGTACCCGGGGACCAAGGGGGTGCTGCCGGGGTACGGGCACCAGAGCCCGAACGACTGGGGGCTGGGCTTCGAGATCCGGGACTCCAAGTCGCCGCACTGGACGGGCTCTTCGTCCTCGCCGCGCACGTTCGGACACTTCGGACAGTCCGGTACGTTTCTGTGGATCGACCCCGATGCGGGGGTGGCGTGCGTGGCGCTGACCGACCGTGCCTTCGGGCCGTGGGCGGTCGAGGTGTGGCCGGTGTTCACGGACGCTGTGCTGGCGGAGTTGCGGGGCTGA
- a CDS encoding MFS transporter: MTSQTTIDTTGSGDKAPAPPSDGSPATGLRGHPWFTLITVAVGVMMVALDGTIVAIANPAIQKDLGATFAQVQWITNGYFLALAVSLITAGKLGDRFGHRQTFLIGVVGFAVASGAIGLSSSIGLVVAFRVLQGLFGALLMPAALGLLRATFPADKLNMAIGIWGMVIGASTAGGPILGGVLVEHVNWQSVFFINVPVGILAVVLGVMILLDHRAENAPRSFDILGIALLSAAMFCLVWALIKAPEWGWGDGKTWTFIAVSVAGFALFSFWETKVKEPLIPLALFRSVPLSAGVVLMVLMAIAFMGGLFFVTFYLQNVHGMSPIDAGLHLLPLTGMMIVGSPLAGAMISKVGPRIPLAGGMACTALAMYGMSTLETDTGSGIMSVWFALLGLGLAPVMVGATEVIVGNAPMELSGVAGGLQQAAMQIGGSLGTAVLGAVMASKVDSDLAGNWKDAGLPPLTAAQEHQASEAVQVGVAPIAPGTPEAVVTKITDVAHETFISGMSLASLVAAGVAVVAVLVAMLTKRGANAEAGAGVGHI; encoded by the coding sequence ATGACTAGTCAGACCACCATCGACACGACGGGGTCGGGGGACAAGGCACCAGCACCCCCGTCGGACGGCTCGCCGGCCACCGGGCTGCGCGGCCACCCTTGGTTCACTCTCATCACCGTGGCGGTCGGGGTCATGATGGTGGCCCTCGACGGCACCATCGTGGCCATCGCCAACCCGGCCATCCAGAAGGACCTGGGCGCGACCTTCGCCCAGGTCCAGTGGATCACCAACGGCTACTTCCTCGCTCTCGCGGTCTCCCTGATCACCGCGGGCAAGCTCGGTGACCGCTTCGGCCACCGGCAGACCTTCCTGATCGGCGTGGTCGGCTTCGCGGTCGCGTCCGGCGCCATCGGCCTGTCCAGCAGCATCGGGCTGGTCGTCGCCTTCCGCGTCCTTCAGGGCCTGTTCGGCGCGCTGCTGATGCCGGCCGCGCTCGGCCTGCTGCGGGCCACTTTCCCGGCCGACAAGCTCAACATGGCCATCGGTATCTGGGGCATGGTCATCGGCGCCTCCACCGCGGGCGGCCCGATCCTCGGCGGCGTCCTCGTCGAGCACGTCAACTGGCAGTCGGTGTTCTTCATCAACGTGCCGGTCGGCATCCTCGCCGTCGTCCTCGGCGTCATGATCCTGCTCGACCACCGCGCGGAGAACGCCCCGCGCTCCTTCGACATCCTGGGCATCGCCCTGCTGTCGGCCGCGATGTTCTGCCTCGTCTGGGCCCTCATCAAGGCCCCCGAGTGGGGCTGGGGCGACGGCAAGACGTGGACGTTCATAGCCGTGTCGGTCGCCGGCTTCGCGCTCTTCTCCTTCTGGGAGACGAAGGTGAAGGAGCCGCTGATCCCGCTGGCGCTGTTCCGCTCGGTCCCGCTGTCGGCGGGTGTCGTGCTGATGGTCCTGATGGCCATCGCCTTCATGGGCGGCCTGTTCTTCGTGACGTTCTACCTCCAGAACGTGCACGGGATGAGCCCGATCGACGCCGGTCTGCACCTGCTGCCCCTCACCGGCATGATGATCGTCGGCTCCCCGCTCGCGGGCGCGATGATCAGCAAGGTCGGCCCGCGCATCCCGCTGGCCGGCGGCATGGCGTGCACCGCGCTCGCCATGTACGGCATGTCCACCCTGGAGACGGACACCGGCAGCGGCATCATGTCGGTCTGGTTCGCCCTGCTGGGTCTCGGCCTCGCGCCCGTCATGGTCGGCGCCACCGAGGTCATCGTCGGCAACGCGCCGATGGAGCTGTCCGGCGTGGCCGGCGGTCTCCAGCAGGCCGCGATGCAGATCGGCGGCAGCCTCGGTACGGCCGTCCTCGGTGCCGTGATGGCCTCCAAGGTCGACAGCGACCTCGCGGGCAACTGGAAGGACGCGGGACTCCCGCCGCTCACGGCGGCCCAGGAGCACCAGGCCTCCGAGGCGGTCCAGGTCGGCGTGGCGCCGATCGCGCCGGGCACGCCGGAGGCGGTCGTCACGAAGATCACCGATGTCGCCCACGAAACCTTCATCTCCGGCATGAGCCTGGCGTCCCTGGTCGCCGCCGGAGTCGCCGTCGTCGCCGTCCTGGTCGCCATGCTCACCAAGCGCGGCGCGAACGCGGAGGCGGGCGCGGGCGTCGGGCACATCTGA
- a CDS encoding GNAT family N-acetyltransferase produces the protein MILVRRAAAEDAEEVLRLRQVMIDSMERPDAADTGWHAESLPALRARLAEADGDFAAFVVDHPERPGSLAALVVGTVDYRIGKAGNPRGLSGYVFSVATDPDARRRGYARACMEELLAWFRARGAGQVLLTASKEAEPLYAALGFVRKPDPAMGLRL, from the coding sequence ATGATTCTTGTACGGCGTGCCGCGGCCGAGGACGCGGAGGAAGTGCTGCGTCTGCGGCAGGTGATGATCGATTCGATGGAGCGACCGGACGCCGCGGACACGGGGTGGCACGCGGAGTCCCTGCCGGCCCTGCGGGCCCGACTGGCGGAGGCCGACGGTGACTTCGCGGCGTTCGTCGTCGACCATCCGGAGCGGCCGGGGTCGCTCGCGGCGCTGGTGGTCGGGACGGTCGACTACCGGATCGGGAAGGCGGGCAATCCGCGCGGGCTGTCCGGGTACGTGTTCAGCGTGGCCACCGACCCGGACGCGCGGCGCCGCGGGTACGCGCGCGCGTGCATGGAGGAACTGCTCGCGTGGTTCCGCGCGCGGGGAGCCGGGCAGGTCCTCCTCACCGCCTCCAAGGAGGCCGAGCCCCTGTACGCGGCTCTCGGCTTCGTCCGCAAGCCGGACCCCGCGATGGGGCTGAGGCTCTGA